Proteins from a single region of Bacteroidota bacterium:
- a CDS encoding pseudouridine synthase, with the protein MFSYFVIYKPYGMLSQFTPEGNKPALGSLFDFPKGCYPVGRLDSDSEGLLILTNDKKLNYELLDPGKKHLREYYVQVDGAITDEAIEKLCHGVQVKSEGKKYTTLPAKAKRIDDPSLPPRVPPVRFRKNIPTSWISLTLLEGKNRQVRHMTAAAGFPTLRLVRVHIEKLSLGKMQPGEVMEYKAEKIYSLLQLRTKIV; encoded by the coding sequence ATGTTTTCCTATTTCGTCATTTACAAACCTTATGGAATGCTTTCCCAGTTTACGCCGGAAGGAAATAAACCGGCGCTCGGAAGTTTATTTGATTTTCCGAAAGGTTGTTATCCCGTGGGGCGACTCGATTCCGACAGCGAAGGATTATTGATCCTCACCAATGACAAAAAGCTGAATTACGAATTGCTTGATCCCGGGAAAAAACATCTGCGCGAATATTACGTTCAGGTGGATGGAGCGATCACCGATGAAGCAATAGAAAAACTCTGCCATGGAGTGCAGGTAAAATCGGAAGGAAAAAAATACACTACACTTCCCGCAAAAGCAAAACGAATTGATGATCCTTCACTTCCACCGCGCGTTCCCCCGGTTCGTTTCAGAAAAAATATTCCCACTTCATGGATCAGTCTCACTTTGCTCGAAGGAAAAAACCGCCAGGTGCGGCACATGACGGCTGCAGCCGGATTTCCTACCTTGCGATTAGTGCGTGTGCATATTGAAAAACTTTCACTGGGAAAAATGCAGCCCGGCGAAGTGATGGAATACAAAGCAGAAAAAATTTATTCTCTTCTTCAGCTCAGAACAAAAATAGTTTAA
- a CDS encoding tetratricopeptide repeat protein: protein MNDEKKPSHGLIERYEEMKRSESLVFFEEEELEEIADHYIQARQNRKALEVIALGRKLHPFSPLFVVMKAQVHVHMGENQVALEILEEAERMDPFYGEVFMTRGNIYGQMGLHDKAIDCYNIGYKYDISEDEVKFCTGYELSTMGSYAEAAVMFTRTLELNPDYDAALNELAYCFEMLNDRAQSIEFFSGYTDKRPYNPAGWFSLGVAYSRSGLYENAIEAYDYALVIKEDYSAAYFNKANALAATGKLDEAIETYRETFRFEDQRAETHYYIGECFERKQEYDKALVHYNRATRIDPQLADAWLGTGIILELQNRLQEGIHYVKKAIELVPDSAEYWYVFGDLQMKMGFQEEAEMAYKRVLELEPDNTNIWLDLSRVQFEMQHRQTALETIQEGIKFHPDNAELNYRMSAYLLSMGNKQEAIGYLHQALKMDFEKHSTLFEFLPQLKENNGVTEIIESYRK, encoded by the coding sequence ATGAACGATGAGAAAAAACCCTCCCACGGGTTGATCGAGCGGTACGAAGAAATGAAACGGAGTGAATCTCTTGTTTTTTTTGAAGAAGAGGAACTGGAGGAGATTGCCGATCATTATATCCAGGCAAGACAAAACCGCAAGGCGCTTGAAGTGATCGCACTCGGAAGAAAACTTCATCCTTTCTCTCCTTTATTTGTCGTAATGAAAGCGCAGGTGCATGTGCACATGGGGGAAAACCAGGTAGCACTTGAAATTCTTGAAGAAGCCGAACGCATGGATCCTTTTTACGGAGAGGTGTTCATGACGCGCGGAAATATTTACGGGCAAATGGGGTTGCACGATAAAGCGATCGATTGTTACAACATCGGATACAAGTATGATATTTCTGAAGATGAAGTGAAATTCTGCACGGGCTATGAACTTTCTACAATGGGAAGTTATGCAGAAGCCGCTGTCATGTTCACGCGCACGCTCGAATTGAATCCCGATTATGACGCTGCACTCAATGAACTTGCTTACTGTTTTGAAATGCTCAACGACCGTGCACAGAGTATAGAATTTTTCAGTGGTTACACCGACAAACGTCCTTACAATCCTGCAGGTTGGTTTAGTTTGGGTGTTGCTTACAGCAGAAGCGGATTATACGAAAATGCAATTGAAGCTTATGATTACGCACTCGTGATCAAAGAAGATTATTCAGCCGCGTATTTCAATAAAGCAAATGCACTCGCTGCCACCGGGAAACTGGATGAGGCGATAGAAACATACAGGGAAACTTTCCGTTTCGAAGATCAGCGTGCGGAAACACATTATTACATCGGCGAATGTTTTGAACGCAAACAGGAATACGATAAAGCGCTCGTGCATTACAATCGCGCAACACGCATCGATCCGCAATTAGCCGATGCGTGGCTGGGCACAGGCATCATTCTCGAATTACAGAATCGCCTTCAGGAAGGAATTCATTATGTAAAAAAAGCGATCGAACTTGTTCCCGACAGCGCCGAGTACTGGTATGTGTTCGGTGACCTTCAAATGAAAATGGGATTCCAGGAAGAAGCTGAAATGGCTTACAAGCGCGTTCTTGAACTTGAACCTGACAATACAAATATCTGGCTCGATCTTTCCCGCGTACAATTTGAAATGCAGCATCGCCAAACTGCACTTGAAACCATACAGGAAGGAATTAAATTTCATCCCGACAATGCGGAATTGAATTACCGCATGTCGGCCTACTTGCTCAGTATGGGAAACAAACAAGAAGCGATCGGCTATCTCCACCAGGCATTGAAAATGGATTTTGAAAAACACAGTACACTTTTTGAATTCCTTCCTCAATTGAAAGAAAACAATGGTGTGACGGAGATTATAGAATCTTACCGCAAGTAA
- a CDS encoding phosphosulfolactate synthase: MNIDLPHIPDRPSKPRKNGLTMVMDKGLGLQQAEMFIDAAGGLVDIVKLGFGTSVVSQNVAEKVKMYKDAGIRVYLGGTLFEAFAVRDMVDDYIRFAQKLKLDHAEVSDGSLVMNHDEKCKLIRKLSKHFTILSEVGSKEEGIIIHPNKWTSMMLAELEAGSWKVIAEARESGNVGIYHRNGQAHTMLVNKIIAKVKPENILWEAPQKSQQIWFIKLFGANVNLGNVAFEEVIPLETLRLGLRGDTFFTFLPQKLHNPA, translated from the coding sequence ATGAATATTGATCTCCCACACATTCCCGACCGCCCTTCCAAGCCAAGGAAAAACGGCCTCACTATGGTCATGGACAAAGGACTCGGCCTTCAACAGGCAGAGATGTTCATTGATGCAGCTGGCGGACTCGTTGATATTGTAAAACTCGGTTTCGGAACTTCTGTTGTTTCTCAAAATGTTGCAGAGAAAGTGAAGATGTATAAAGATGCGGGGATCCGCGTTTATCTCGGTGGAACTTTATTCGAAGCTTTTGCAGTACGCGACATGGTGGATGATTACATCCGATTTGCACAGAAATTAAAACTCGACCATGCAGAAGTGAGCGACGGATCGCTGGTAATGAATCACGATGAGAAATGCAAACTCATTCGCAAACTCTCTAAACATTTCACCATTCTATCGGAAGTCGGTTCCAAAGAAGAAGGCATCATCATTCATCCGAATAAATGGACTTCGATGATGCTCGCAGAACTGGAAGCCGGTTCGTGGAAAGTGATCGCGGAGGCGCGTGAGAGCGGCAACGTTGGCATCTATCACCGCAACGGGCAGGCGCATACTATGCTCGTGAATAAAATTATCGCGAAAGTGAAACCGGAAAATATTTTGTGGGAAGCGCCGCAGAAATCGCAGCAGATATGGTTCATCAAACTTTTCGGTGCGAATGTAAATCTCGGCAATGTGGCATTCGAAGAAGTGATCCCGCTTGAAACTTTGCGACTCGGATTACGAGGCGATACTTTTTTTACTTTCCTCCCGCAGAAACTGCATAACCCCGCTTGA
- a CDS encoding transcriptional regulator, which translates to MKLNEAKKQFISTWGRLGSEWGINRSMAQVHALLLITDRLITTEEVMESLNISRGNANMNLRDLINWTLVKKEHVPGERIEYFTAEKDIWEIAKRIVRERKRREIGPVVRELEALKKVEYKAGDPEGKRFVETVNSIHKFASKMDTSMDALLKADENWFFGTLMKAFR; encoded by the coding sequence ATGAAACTCAATGAAGCCAAAAAACAATTCATCAGTACCTGGGGACGTCTCGGTTCCGAATGGGGCATCAACCGTTCTATGGCGCAGGTGCATGCGCTGCTGCTCATCACAGACCGGCTCATCACCACCGAAGAAGTGATGGAATCGCTGAACATCTCGAGGGGAAATGCGAATATGAATCTGCGTGACCTCATCAACTGGACGCTGGTAAAAAAAGAACATGTGCCCGGAGAACGTATAGAATATTTCACTGCGGAAAAAGATATCTGGGAAATTGCGAAACGCATCGTGCGTGAACGCAAGCGCCGCGAGATCGGTCCCGTAGTGCGCGAACTGGAAGCGCTGAAGAAAGTGGAATACAAAGCCGGCGATCCCGAGGGAAAACGATTCGTGGAAACCGTGAACAGCATTCACAAATTTGCTTCGAAAATGGACACTTCGATGGATGCGCTGCTGAAAGCAGATGAGAATTGGTTTTTCGGAACACTGATGAAAGCATTCCGATGA
- the glmM gene encoding phosphoglucosamine mutase: MALIKSISGIRGTIGGDPGDGLSPVDIVKFSAAFGMWTKKRSGKKKCRIVVGRDARISGDMVNRLVTGTFCGLGIDVVDIGLSTTPTVEMAVPNEKAAGGIILTASHNPKQWNALKLLNEKGEFISAADGEEVLGIAAAEKYFFAEVGNLGKVETNNDYFQFHIEKILALPLVDVKAITEKKFRVAIDAVNSTGGIVVPMLLNALGVEDITKIHCDPTGDFAHNPEPLPENLRDISKTVTKSKSHLGIVVDPDVDRLALVCEDGEMFGEEYTLVAIADFVLKNKKGNTVSNLSSTRALRDVTEKAGGKYFASAVGEVNVVEMMKANHAVIGGEGNGGVIYPELHYGRDALAGIALFLTHLAKFGKSCSMLRASYPDYYISKNKIELTPEVNVDEILSGIKTKYKKHPVDLVDGVKIEFDKEWVHLRRSNTEPIIRIYSESESETTAQNLAKKIIADIKELIKAQQA; this comes from the coding sequence GTGGCCCTAATCAAATCAATTTCCGGAATCCGAGGTACGATCGGCGGAGATCCCGGCGACGGATTGAGTCCAGTCGACATTGTAAAATTCTCTGCTGCATTCGGCATGTGGACTAAAAAAAGATCAGGTAAAAAAAAATGCAGAATAGTTGTGGGTCGCGATGCGCGCATTTCCGGCGACATGGTAAATCGCCTTGTGACCGGAACATTTTGCGGGCTGGGAATTGATGTCGTGGATATCGGGTTGAGTACAACGCCCACAGTAGAAATGGCAGTTCCCAATGAAAAAGCCGCCGGCGGAATCATACTTACTGCGAGCCATAATCCCAAACAATGGAATGCGTTGAAATTACTGAATGAAAAAGGAGAATTCATTTCTGCTGCCGACGGGGAAGAGGTGCTTGGAATTGCCGCTGCAGAAAAATATTTTTTTGCGGAAGTAGGGAATCTCGGAAAAGTGGAAACCAACAACGATTATTTTCAATTTCACATTGAGAAAATTCTCGCGCTCCCGCTTGTGGATGTAAAAGCGATCACTGAAAAAAAATTCCGCGTGGCGATCGATGCGGTGAATTCCACAGGAGGAATAGTTGTTCCCATGTTGTTGAATGCGCTCGGGGTAGAAGACATCACAAAAATTCACTGCGACCCTACCGGTGATTTTGCTCACAATCCTGAACCGCTTCCTGAAAATCTGCGTGACATTTCAAAAACGGTTACCAAAAGCAAATCGCATCTTGGAATTGTTGTAGATCCCGATGTGGACCGATTGGCTTTGGTTTGCGAAGACGGGGAAATGTTCGGCGAAGAATATACACTTGTTGCAATCGCTGATTTTGTTCTGAAAAATAAAAAAGGGAATACTGTTTCCAATTTATCTTCCACGCGCGCATTGCGTGATGTGACGGAAAAAGCGGGAGGAAAATATTTTGCTTCAGCAGTGGGCGAGGTGAATGTGGTGGAAATGATGAAGGCCAATCACGCCGTCATCGGAGGGGAAGGAAACGGTGGTGTAATTTATCCTGAATTGCATTATGGCCGCGATGCACTTGCCGGCATTGCATTATTCCTCACACATCTTGCAAAATTCGGAAAGAGCTGTTCTATGTTGCGTGCGTCTTATCCCGATTATTATATTTCAAAAAATAAAATCGAATTGACCCCCGAAGTGAACGTCGATGAAATTCTTTCCGGGATAAAAACAAAATACAAGAAGCATCCGGTCGATCTTGTGGACGGAGTGAAAATTGAATTTGATAAAGAGTGGGTTCATCTCCGCCGATCGAATACAGAACCTATCATCCGCATTTATTCCGAGAGTGAATCGGAAACCACTGCACAGAATCTCGCGAAGAAGATCATTGCAGATATCAAAGAACTGATCAAAGCGCAGCAGGCATAG
- a CDS encoding PAS domain S-box protein — translation MQENLFNLSFDRWELLLGSLLPALINAAIFIYASFFLPRNRTNYSFSLFVIMLAIGQMSDGLMRMSNSHETALEWCRLSLACWVFTIPFGLLFVLYFTGLYKKLNVRVINFFLFTPPVLLELLIMARFDSFRVVKSSTWNWIANPEPSLVDNTIFIWLSVTALLMMSILWFSYFKLPKDMLKKKQALLLAGGMTLPVLGGIIAEVIFPMVLKMDDIPITTPLVTLFSISSLIAITKFNLLDYSPKHQWGQIVESMNEGILIVNNEDRIMYANKMFCTTLEYELGELKGKGASDLLLSTPEQKEQVKKAIAERLEKKSGKYEIQLTTKSGKKIWVLINGSPYLDRNGKVIGSIGLQTNITHLKETDLVLRQSESRLKQAQSISHIGSWEVNLASGKVLWSDEACRIHGLSPEENEHTVESWLSFIHPDDLDFVKEEIKKSKSEFKGASFFHRIVHKDGTVKHIHSESRFEFGPDGKPIGLHGLCHDVTDRKKVQDSLSESEQRMRTFINESLMSIYFVDPETKRIIYANPSFLQLLGYSKEEIDSVNIYEFVNHSKENIDGRISETLKGKKVSLGEREWKSKAGRIIHVIVSTFYQNMNGEEIIYVAAQDISERKKMEVDLKTTNNELETFIYKASHDLRGPLTSILGLVILGKRESKDETQIKMFDYIGTKAKALDSTLTDLLKLMHIKNVDIEKEMIDIERMIANIIGELKFMPEFSRINISTSVQLPGHFTSNKVILETIFQNLISNAIKYQDVRNEDPFLKISIFKNGSGTKFVFSDNGIGINEAIQPKVFDMYFRGTQVSKGSGLGLYLVKKGVEKLNGSIEYSSIEGIGTTFTVIL, via the coding sequence ATGCAGGAGAATCTTTTTAACCTCAGCTTCGACCGGTGGGAACTGTTGCTCGGTTCTTTACTACCTGCATTGATCAATGCAGCCATTTTCATTTATGCTTCTTTTTTCCTTCCGCGTAACAGAACCAATTATTCTTTTTCCCTCTTTGTAATTATGCTGGCTATCGGACAAATGTCTGATGGACTTATGAGAATGAGCAATTCGCACGAAACTGCTTTGGAATGGTGCCGGCTCTCACTTGCCTGCTGGGTGTTTACCATTCCATTCGGACTTTTATTTGTGCTGTATTTTACCGGCTTGTACAAAAAATTAAATGTGCGTGTCATTAATTTTTTTCTTTTCACACCACCGGTACTTCTTGAATTGCTCATCATGGCACGATTTGATTCGTTTCGGGTAGTAAAGTCTTCAACCTGGAACTGGATCGCAAATCCTGAACCGTCATTGGTGGATAACACGATTTTTATCTGGCTGAGCGTAACTGCACTTCTGATGATGAGCATTCTCTGGTTTTCTTATTTTAAACTTCCAAAAGATATGCTGAAGAAAAAGCAGGCGCTTCTGCTTGCAGGCGGAATGACATTGCCGGTGCTCGGAGGAATTATTGCTGAAGTTATTTTTCCAATGGTTTTGAAAATGGATGATATCCCCATCACCACTCCGCTGGTTACTTTATTCTCCATTTCTTCGCTTATAGCAATCACAAAATTCAACCTGCTTGATTATTCTCCGAAACACCAGTGGGGACAGATCGTGGAAAGTATGAATGAAGGCATACTGATCGTGAATAACGAAGACCGGATCATGTATGCAAATAAAATGTTTTGTACCACTTTAGAATATGAATTAGGTGAACTCAAAGGGAAAGGAGCCAGTGATCTTTTGCTGTCAACCCCGGAGCAGAAAGAACAGGTGAAAAAAGCAATTGCCGAGCGGCTGGAAAAAAAATCAGGCAAGTACGAAATTCAGCTTACAACAAAAAGCGGGAAAAAAATATGGGTGCTCATAAATGGTTCACCTTACCTGGACCGGAACGGAAAAGTGATCGGATCGATAGGATTGCAAACCAATATCACTCACCTGAAAGAAACTGATCTTGTATTACGGCAAAGTGAATCGCGATTGAAACAGGCGCAATCGATTTCGCACATCGGAAGTTGGGAAGTGAATCTGGCATCAGGAAAAGTTCTATGGTCAGATGAGGCGTGCCGCATTCACGGACTTTCACCGGAAGAAAACGAACACACTGTTGAATCGTGGCTTTCGTTCATTCACCCCGATGATCTTGATTTTGTGAAAGAGGAAATTAAAAAATCAAAATCCGAATTTAAAGGCGCATCTTTTTTTCATCGCATCGTTCATAAGGACGGAACAGTAAAACACATTCATTCGGAAAGCAGGTTCGAATTCGGCCCCGATGGAAAACCTATTGGCCTTCATGGTTTGTGTCATGATGTAACCGATAGAAAAAAAGTGCAGGATTCTCTTTCGGAAAGCGAACAACGCATGCGCACTTTTATTAATGAATCTTTGATGAGTATTTATTTTGTTGACCCGGAAACAAAAAGGATCATTTATGCGAATCCTTCTTTTTTACAATTACTCGGCTATTCGAAAGAAGAGATTGATTCCGTAAACATTTATGAATTCGTAAATCATTCAAAAGAAAATATCGACGGACGCATTTCTGAAACACTGAAAGGGAAAAAAGTCTCTCTCGGTGAACGTGAATGGAAATCAAAAGCCGGCCGCATCATTCATGTTATTGTCAGCACTTTTTACCAGAATATGAATGGTGAAGAAATTATTTATGTGGCTGCGCAGGATATCTCGGAAAGAAAAAAAATGGAAGTAGATCTGAAGACGACCAATAATGAACTCGAAACATTTATTTATAAAGCATCGCACGATCTGAGAGGACCGCTGACTTCCATTCTCGGCCTTGTAATTCTTGGTAAACGCGAATCGAAAGATGAAACACAAATTAAAATGTTCGATTATATAGGCACGAAAGCCAAAGCGCTCGATTCCACGCTTACCGATCTGTTGAAACTGATGCATATTAAAAATGTGGACATCGAGAAAGAAATGATCGACATTGAAAGAATGATAGCCAACATTATTGGGGAATTGAAATTCATGCCGGAATTTTCCCGCATCAATATCAGTACCAGCGTTCAACTGCCCGGTCATTTCACTTCCAATAAAGTTATTCTTGAAACCATTTTTCAGAACCTGATCAGCAACGCGATAAAATACCAGGATGTACGTAACGAGGATCCATTCCTGAAGATCAGTATTTTTAAAAATGGCAGCGGAACAAAATTTGTTTTCAGCGATAATGGCATCGGCATAAATGAAGCTATTCAGCCAAAAGTTTTTGATATGTATTTCCGCGGAACACAGGTATCGAAAGGATCAGGGCTCGGACTTTACCTCGTGAAAAAAGGTGTGGAAAAGCTGAATGGAAGTATTGAATACAGCAGTATAGAGGGGATAGGAACTACGTTTACGGTTATCCTGTAA
- a CDS encoding cysteine desulfurase, with translation MKAYLDNAATTPLDKEVLEAMLPLMNEHFGNPSSIHAWGRQTRATLEQARKTVARLLNCSPSEIFFTSGGTEADNMAIRCSMEGMGIKHAVTSPIEHHAVLHTLEAMADKGLIKLSLVKLAENGHIDLADLENILKNNERSFVSLMHANNEIGNLLPIKKAGELCRKYNAVFHSDTVQTIAHYNIDLKDVHVDFLNCAAHKFHGPKGVGFIYINSEIHVSPLIVGGAQERNMRGGTENVYGIVGLAKAMEIAYRDLAKTQEYILGLKNYMIAQLEKNLPGVKFNGDAKGSSLYTVLNVCLPPTDNAEMLVFNLDINGIAASAGSACSSGSNVGSHVLRAIGTDMSRPSVRFSFSKYNTKEEIDYTVSKLKELFPVAAMK, from the coding sequence ATGAAAGCCTATCTCGATAACGCCGCAACCACACCGCTCGATAAGGAAGTGCTCGAAGCCATGCTTCCGCTCATGAACGAACATTTCGGAAATCCCTCTTCCATACACGCATGGGGCAGGCAAACGCGCGCTACGCTTGAGCAGGCGCGTAAAACTGTGGCACGATTACTCAACTGTTCTCCTTCTGAAATATTTTTCACTTCGGGAGGAACTGAAGCCGACAATATGGCGATCCGCTGTTCGATGGAAGGAATGGGAATAAAACATGCAGTGACTTCTCCAATAGAACATCACGCCGTGTTGCACACCCTGGAGGCGATGGCCGACAAAGGCCTCATCAAACTTTCATTGGTGAAACTGGCGGAGAACGGGCACATTGATCTTGCTGATCTTGAAAATATCCTGAAGAATAATGAACGCTCTTTTGTTTCGCTCATGCATGCTAACAACGAGATCGGAAATCTTTTACCGATAAAAAAAGCGGGCGAACTCTGCAGGAAATACAATGCAGTTTTTCATTCCGATACGGTGCAGACCATTGCACATTACAACATCGACCTGAAAGATGTTCATGTTGATTTTCTGAATTGCGCGGCGCATAAATTTCACGGACCGAAGGGTGTTGGTTTCATTTACATCAATAGTGAAATTCATGTTTCACCACTCATCGTCGGTGGCGCGCAGGAACGCAACATGCGCGGGGGAACTGAAAATGTTTACGGAATCGTTGGACTTGCAAAAGCCATGGAGATCGCTTACCGTGATCTTGCAAAAACGCAGGAATATATTCTCGGTTTGAAAAATTACATGATCGCGCAATTAGAAAAAAATCTTCCCGGGGTGAAATTCAACGGCGATGCAAAAGGAAGTTCGCTCTACACGGTGCTCAATGTTTGTCTTCCACCTACCGACAATGCAGAAATGCTTGTTTTCAATCTCGACATTAACGGAATTGCAGCATCGGCCGGAAGTGCATGTTCTTCGGGCAGCAATGTGGGTTCGCACGTGCTGCGCGCAATAGGAACAGATATGTCGCGCCCTTCCGTGCGTTTCTCTTTCAGCAAATACAATACAAAAGAAGAAATAGATTACACCGTTTCTAAACTGAAAGAATTATTTCCTGTCGCGGCAATGAAATAG
- a CDS encoding DinB family protein yields MVSEIIHNLDFNFAYANKLVEDVSDEQMAIKPSAGLDNHPAFTLGHLVTACANLVNNLTGQFILPDGWKEIFQRTGPGDPSLPNPDAKVYPSKAELLRELKIQHERLISILMKMDKKKLNENFQWRFSSFLPTYLDRIMFLCVNHYAMHLGQLAAWRRAMGMKSALGELK; encoded by the coding sequence ATGGTCAGTGAAATAATTCATAATCTCGATTTCAATTTCGCTTATGCGAATAAACTGGTTGAAGATGTTTCTGATGAACAGATGGCGATCAAACCGTCAGCGGGCCTTGATAATCATCCTGCGTTCACACTCGGGCATCTTGTAACCGCATGTGCAAACCTTGTGAATAATCTTACCGGCCAATTCATTCTACCCGATGGATGGAAAGAAATTTTTCAGCGCACAGGCCCCGGCGATCCTTCATTGCCCAACCCGGATGCAAAAGTTTATCCTTCGAAAGCAGAACTACTCCGCGAGTTGAAGATCCAGCATGAACGGTTGATCAGCATCCTCATGAAAATGGATAAGAAAAAACTAAACGAGAATTTTCAGTGGAGATTTTCTTCTTTTCTTCCCACTTATCTCGACCGCATCATGTTTCTCTGTGTAAATCATTATGCGATGCATCTCGGCCAACTTGCTGCGTGGAGAAGAGCAATGGGAATGAAAAGTGCATTGGGAGAATTAAAGTGA
- a CDS encoding S8 family peptidase has product MKKTFRAFFAAMIFAAGIQGTFAQTIYPDYVDGVIYFKVFDNASIQISFTNPPHDLAMIISAYHVTDIEKAFKTPDPSLQNIYKLFFTDINQVDNLLNAMTFLDYVEYAEKAPLYNLSYSPNDYNAGTQWGLHKINAPQAWDISSGSAAVKIAIVDNAVDYMHEDLFGNAWTNPGEIPGNGIDDDLNGYVDDVHGYDVADNDNDPLPPPGTLNNGYFIHGTHCAGIASATSNNGMGIASIGYQSSIISVKCASNSTNGDVLTAAYEGVDYAMSAGAKIISMSFGSNNTTLTWQYIVGAAQARGIVLVAAAGNDNSSNVFYPAAYAYVIAVGSTDPDDSRSYFSDYGSWIDVMSPGSGILSTLPEGNNTYGYLSGTSMACPLVAGLVSLEYAVNPGFTESQAENFLKSGCDNIDAMNSSYTGQLGAGRINAYSTLALASGNTGFASAGMNHFSIYPNPGNGDFYVEFLSAAPSPVLMRIYNEEGELVASQMLNKRYVGDRTEVVMKGMLAPGEYLVRFSIGEAMVETKRILIIGMD; this is encoded by the coding sequence ATGAAAAAAACTTTTCGCGCTTTTTTTGCGGCGATGATTTTCGCCGCAGGCATTCAGGGAACATTTGCGCAAACCATTTATCCCGATTACGTGGACGGGGTTATTTATTTCAAAGTCTTTGACAACGCAAGTATCCAGATTAGTTTTACAAATCCTCCGCATGATCTTGCCATGATCATCAGCGCTTACCACGTCACCGACATCGAGAAAGCATTCAAAACTCCCGATCCTTCGCTACAGAATATCTACAAACTTTTTTTCACTGATATAAACCAGGTGGATAATCTTCTGAACGCAATGACATTTCTCGATTATGTTGAATATGCGGAGAAGGCCCCGCTTTATAATCTCAGTTACTCACCGAATGATTATAATGCGGGTACACAATGGGGATTGCATAAAATAAATGCACCACAGGCATGGGATATCTCTTCCGGATCTGCTGCGGTGAAGATCGCAATCGTTGATAACGCGGTAGATTACATGCATGAAGATTTATTTGGAAATGCGTGGACTAATCCCGGTGAAATTCCCGGCAACGGAATTGATGATGATCTCAATGGTTATGTAGATGATGTGCATGGATACGATGTTGCGGATAATGATAATGATCCGCTTCCACCTCCGGGAACGCTCAACAATGGTTATTTCATTCACGGAACACATTGCGCAGGAATTGCTTCGGCCACAAGTAATAATGGAATGGGAATTGCGTCCATCGGTTACCAGTCAAGTATCATTTCCGTGAAATGCGCTTCCAACTCCACTAATGGAGATGTGCTTACTGCTGCGTACGAAGGAGTGGACTACGCGATGTCTGCAGGGGCAAAAATTATTTCCATGTCATTCGGCAGCAACAACACAACGCTCACGTGGCAATATATTGTGGGCGCTGCGCAAGCGAGAGGGATTGTTCTTGTAGCTGCAGCGGGTAATGATAATTCTTCGAATGTATTTTATCCTGCGGCGTACGCTTATGTTATTGCGGTCGGCTCTACTGATCCCGATGATTCACGTTCTTATTTTTCAGATTACGGTTCGTGGATTGATGTAATGTCGCCGGGATCAGGAATACTCAGCACTTTACCGGAAGGAAATAATACTTACGGTTACCTGAGCGGAACTTCCATGGCTTGCCCGTTGGTTGCCGGACTTGTAAGTCTTGAGTATGCAGTGAATCCCGGATTTACAGAATCGCAGGCGGAGAATTTTCTAAAATCGGGATGCGATAACATTGATGCCATGAATTCATCTTACACCGGGCAATTAGGAGCGGGGAGGATCAATGCTTATTCCACTCTTGCTCTGGCCTCGGGAAACACAGGATTTGCTTCGGCAGGAATGAATCATTTCAGTATTTATCCCAATCCGGGTAATGGAGATTTTTATGTGGAGTTTCTTTCTGCAGCGCCTTCGCCGGTACTGATGCGGATCTACAATGAAGAAGGGGAGCTCGTAGCTTCACAAATGCTGAACAAAAGATATGTTGGCGACAGGACGGAAGTAGTAATGAAAGGAATGCTTGCTCCCGGCGAATACCTGGTGCGCTTCTCGATCGGCGAGGCCATGGTGGAAACCAAACGCATACTCATCATCGGGATGGACTAA